A single genomic interval of Electrophorus electricus isolate fEleEle1 chromosome 2, fEleEle1.pri, whole genome shotgun sequence harbors:
- the camk1db gene encoding calcium/calmodulin-dependent protein kinase 1Db isoform X1 gives MDIGNEESVNECWKKQVDDIKKIFEVKEILGTGAFSEVVLAQERTTGKMYAVKCIPKKALRGKESSIENEIAVLRKIKHENIVALEDIYESPNYLYLIMQLVSGGELFDRIVEKGFYTEQDASALIKQVLDAVNYLHSLGIVHRDLKPENLLYFNPHDESKIMISDFGLSKMEGAASDIMSTACGTPGYVAPEVLAQKPYSKAVDCWSIGVISYILLCGYPPFYDENDSKLFEQILKAEYEFDSPYWDDISDSAKDFISNLMQKDAEKRFTCSEALRHPWIAGDTALCKNIHESVSRQMKKNFAKAKWRQAFNAAAVIRHMRRLHLGSSMDSTQQMNPKQTSVLVKSQSVDVSSYNRNDYESQGVVNTGAAVERCTHPTTVTTIITGSK, from the exons ATGGACATCGGAAACGAAGAGTCCGTGAATGAATGTTGGAAAAAGCAAGTCGATGACATCAAGAAGATTTTTGAGGTTAAGGAGATCTTAGGAAC GGGTGCCTTCTCAGAAGTAGTTCTTGCTCAGGAGCGGACCACGGGGAAGATGTATGCAGTGAAGTGTATTCCTAAGAAGGCTCTGAGGGGGAAGGAGAGCAGTATTGAGAATGAAATTGCTGTACTCAGGAA AATTAAGCATGAGAATATAGTGGCTCTTGAAGACATCTATGAGAGCCCCAACTACCTGTACCTCATCATGCAGCT TGTGTCTGGAGGGGAACTGTTTGATCGGATCGTGGAAAAAGGCTTTTACACAGAGCAAGATGCCAGTGCTTTGATAAAACAAGTTCTAGATGCAGTCAACTACCTGCACTCTCTGGGCATAGTCCACAGGGACCTCAAG CCAGAGAACTTGTTATACTTCAACCCCCATGATGAGTCCAAAATAATGATCAGTGACTTTGGCCTGTCAAAGATGGAAGGAGCTGCAAGTGATATTATGTCCACAGCTTGTGGGACTCCAGGATATGTTG CTCCAGAGGTGCTTGCACAAAAGCCATACAGCAAAGCAGTAGACTGCTGGTCTATTGGAGTTATTTCTTACATACT ATTATGTGGCTATCCTCCTTTTTACGATGAGAATGACTCCAAACTCTTTGAGCAGATCCTTAAGGCTGAATATGAGTTTGATTCACCATACTGGGATGACATATCAGACTCAG CTAAAGATTTTATTAGTAATCTAATGCAGAAGGATGCTGAGAAACGGTTCACATGTTCTGAGGCTCTTCGCCATCCCTG GATAGCTGGCGACACGGCTCTTTGTAAGAATATCCATGAGTCAGTGAGTCGGCAGATGAAGAAGAACTTTGCTAAGGCTAAATGGAGG CAAGCCTTCAACGCAGCAGCCGTAATCAGGCATATGAGACGTCTGCATCTGGGCAGCAGTATGGATTCCACTCAGCAAATGAACCCCAAGCAAACCTCTGTGCTTGTCAAGAGCCAGTCTGTCGATGTATCCTCTTACAACCGCAATGACT ATGAGTCGCAGGGAGTGGTGAACACAGGGGCAGCGGTGGAGCGATGCACACACCctaccactgtcaccaccatcatcaccgGCTCCAAGTGA
- the camk1db gene encoding calcium/calmodulin-dependent protein kinase 1Db isoform X3 has product MDIGNEESVNECWKKQVDDIKKIFEVKEILGTGAFSEVVLAQERTTGKMYAVKCIPKKALRGKESSIENEIAVLRKIKHENIVALEDIYESPNYLYLIMQLVSGGELFDRIVEKGFYTEQDASALIKQVLDAVNYLHSLGIVHRDLKPENLLYFNPHDESKIMISDFGLSKMEGAASDIMSTACGTPGYVAPEVLAQKPYSKAVDCWSIGVISYILLCGYPPFYDENDSKLFEQILKAEYEFDSPYWDDISDSAKDFISNLMQKDAEKRFTCSEALRHPWIAGDTALCKNIHESVSRQMKKNFAKAKWRPSTQQP; this is encoded by the exons ATGGACATCGGAAACGAAGAGTCCGTGAATGAATGTTGGAAAAAGCAAGTCGATGACATCAAGAAGATTTTTGAGGTTAAGGAGATCTTAGGAAC GGGTGCCTTCTCAGAAGTAGTTCTTGCTCAGGAGCGGACCACGGGGAAGATGTATGCAGTGAAGTGTATTCCTAAGAAGGCTCTGAGGGGGAAGGAGAGCAGTATTGAGAATGAAATTGCTGTACTCAGGAA AATTAAGCATGAGAATATAGTGGCTCTTGAAGACATCTATGAGAGCCCCAACTACCTGTACCTCATCATGCAGCT TGTGTCTGGAGGGGAACTGTTTGATCGGATCGTGGAAAAAGGCTTTTACACAGAGCAAGATGCCAGTGCTTTGATAAAACAAGTTCTAGATGCAGTCAACTACCTGCACTCTCTGGGCATAGTCCACAGGGACCTCAAG CCAGAGAACTTGTTATACTTCAACCCCCATGATGAGTCCAAAATAATGATCAGTGACTTTGGCCTGTCAAAGATGGAAGGAGCTGCAAGTGATATTATGTCCACAGCTTGTGGGACTCCAGGATATGTTG CTCCAGAGGTGCTTGCACAAAAGCCATACAGCAAAGCAGTAGACTGCTGGTCTATTGGAGTTATTTCTTACATACT ATTATGTGGCTATCCTCCTTTTTACGATGAGAATGACTCCAAACTCTTTGAGCAGATCCTTAAGGCTGAATATGAGTTTGATTCACCATACTGGGATGACATATCAGACTCAG CTAAAGATTTTATTAGTAATCTAATGCAGAAGGATGCTGAGAAACGGTTCACATGTTCTGAGGCTCTTCGCCATCCCTG GATAGCTGGCGACACGGCTCTTTGTAAGAATATCCATGAGTCAGTGAGTCGGCAGATGAAGAAGAACTTTGCTAAGGCTAAATGGAGG CCTTCAACGCAGCAGCCGTAA
- the camk1db gene encoding calcium/calmodulin-dependent protein kinase 1Db isoform X2 produces MKLLYSGSRIKHENIVALEDIYESPNYLYLIMQLVSGGELFDRIVEKGFYTEQDASALIKQVLDAVNYLHSLGIVHRDLKPENLLYFNPHDESKIMISDFGLSKMEGAASDIMSTACGTPGYVAPEVLAQKPYSKAVDCWSIGVISYILLCGYPPFYDENDSKLFEQILKAEYEFDSPYWDDISDSAKDFISNLMQKDAEKRFTCSEALRHPWIAGDTALCKNIHESVSRQMKKNFAKAKWRQAFNAAAVIRHMRRLHLGSSMDSTQQMNPKQTSVLVKSQSVDVSSYNRNDYESQGVVNTGAAVERCTHPTTVTTIITGSK; encoded by the exons ATGAAATTGCTGTACTCAGGAAGTAG AATTAAGCATGAGAATATAGTGGCTCTTGAAGACATCTATGAGAGCCCCAACTACCTGTACCTCATCATGCAGCT TGTGTCTGGAGGGGAACTGTTTGATCGGATCGTGGAAAAAGGCTTTTACACAGAGCAAGATGCCAGTGCTTTGATAAAACAAGTTCTAGATGCAGTCAACTACCTGCACTCTCTGGGCATAGTCCACAGGGACCTCAAG CCAGAGAACTTGTTATACTTCAACCCCCATGATGAGTCCAAAATAATGATCAGTGACTTTGGCCTGTCAAAGATGGAAGGAGCTGCAAGTGATATTATGTCCACAGCTTGTGGGACTCCAGGATATGTTG CTCCAGAGGTGCTTGCACAAAAGCCATACAGCAAAGCAGTAGACTGCTGGTCTATTGGAGTTATTTCTTACATACT ATTATGTGGCTATCCTCCTTTTTACGATGAGAATGACTCCAAACTCTTTGAGCAGATCCTTAAGGCTGAATATGAGTTTGATTCACCATACTGGGATGACATATCAGACTCAG CTAAAGATTTTATTAGTAATCTAATGCAGAAGGATGCTGAGAAACGGTTCACATGTTCTGAGGCTCTTCGCCATCCCTG GATAGCTGGCGACACGGCTCTTTGTAAGAATATCCATGAGTCAGTGAGTCGGCAGATGAAGAAGAACTTTGCTAAGGCTAAATGGAGG CAAGCCTTCAACGCAGCAGCCGTAATCAGGCATATGAGACGTCTGCATCTGGGCAGCAGTATGGATTCCACTCAGCAAATGAACCCCAAGCAAACCTCTGTGCTTGTCAAGAGCCAGTCTGTCGATGTATCCTCTTACAACCGCAATGACT ATGAGTCGCAGGGAGTGGTGAACACAGGGGCAGCGGTGGAGCGATGCACACACCctaccactgtcaccaccatcatcaccgGCTCCAAGTGA
- the ucmab gene encoding unique cartilage matrix-associated protein yields MFWMRPVLLNCLAVLFILKLFHKADSTTLSDGKKAAGPQGELKGIFMQERDATNFFRRRNRRAVKSQDEINAELRQRLAADERKREYHEERMNQFETYAEEEHDEQDERTQEKTEQWREFHYDGLDPSHEYNQGTI; encoded by the exons atgttttggatgCGGCCTGTCTTGCTTAACTGTCTGGCTGTGCTGTTCATCCTCAAAT TGTTCCACAAAGCTGACAGTACGACTTTGTCTGATGGCAAGAAAGCAGCAGGTCCACAAG GTGAGCTAAAGGGGATTTTCATGCAAGAGAGGGATGCCACTAACTTCTTCAGGCGCCGTAACAGAAGGGCAGTGAAATCACAGGATGAGATCAATG CTGAGCTGAGACAGAGGCTGGCAGCTgatgaaaggaagagagaatacCATGAAGAGCGGATGAATCAGTTTGAGACTTATGCTGAGGAAGAGCATGATG AGCAAGACGAGAGGACCCAAGAGAAGACTGAGCAGTGGAGAGAATTCCACTATGATGGCCTTGACCCATCTCATGAGTATAACCAGGGCACCATTTAA